gaTAATAAAAGTTAGTGGCTGGTTTGTGAAGGTAAttatagagataaaataataatagattcttcttattattattatcatcatctttgAATTTGTACTTTGTCTCCCTCTCTTCCCatatagaaatttatttatttttttcactataGGGTGTTCAGTTTCATCCAGAGAGCATCATAACCCCAGAAGGCAAGACAATTGTCCGTAATTTTGTCAAGCTTATCGAGAAAAGGGAGGCTGGTGGCTCTTGAAACAATGTTTGATGTGTATAGTTAAAATTGTGGATTGACGCAGCATactagaaaataaagaaaaggtaTAATAGCACCTTTGTCAGCCACAATTTAGAATATCATAGAAAATCTTGGTAGGGAAGAACCTTTAGCCTGATAGATCTATTATTTGATTTCCCTAAGATATATAAAAGTTTGGTTTTAGTTTCTCCTTGGATTCCCTGTGTCTAGCTTCTCTTGTGTGGGAAATATTCAAGTACTTCTAGTAGTTTACAGAATTtttgtaatgtaatttttttaatacactgcAAAAATTGGTTTccctaatataaaaaaatatattagagaaACTAGTTTtgtaatatatgaaaaatataatacagAAAATAATTCctgttatattaatttatacgttacaaaaaatagttttcataATGTATTAGAACATAATTTCATTACAGAAATTAGTTTACGTAAaaggatatttttataaaaaaaaatacaaaaaatagacagagtgcagaaagcaaaaaaagactATAATAGTATCTCCTAGTCATAGCCCATAAAGGCTGtcttttttagtaaaaacaCTGGGCCTAATGGAAGcagaataaaacaaatatactcAGCTATTCCTACGATtcaaatttatacaaaaatgagACTTACATCTAGGTTTTCATATAAACAACTGAAACCCTTTTCTAGTAGGATGACCTAGTGATCTAGTGAATTAGTTTTATGCAATTTTGTTTAAATACTTCGGTGaatgcaaattttatttcatcgtGAAATGCAGCATTATGACATGAAGAATGGAAGAAAATTCTAATCGTTTAAAATTTTGctcaaaagtaaaattttaatcatttattaaaaatgtttcttttacAGTTAACAAATTTTGAAATACCAATGCACAgacaaaaaattagaccaatCCTTGGGATGTctgatggtttttttttttttttttcagctttTGCATTCTTGGAATCTATACTTTTGGAAGGTGTTTTTTAGGCTTTTGGGGGTTATTAAAGGGGTATACGAGATAGGATATAGCATGTACAGTACCTCACTGTACATCCTAATTgattattattctaaaattgtttttttcttatctttatcaatttaattgtttttcattaatgattgaagaaaaaaataattaattaaaaatatatagaaaaaataattaagaaatctaaaaattaaaaaaatattataattatagaaGGAGGGAGTATAATTATACCTTATTTgccttaaaaaaaactagaggcTCATGTTCTTTTATAtacattgttttgatttttaccCTTGGGAAGAGAAATCATATGGAAAAAGTGAAAGTGAGATAGTCAGTGCACGACACAAGCAGGTTGAGAGACAGTTTGCAGGAATAATTGTCAGtgtcatgtttatttgaaagaaaaaatttacatgATCACTTGCAGTCTACAAATTACTTCCAAAATAAACAATAGCCTTTTTAGTGATGACATGACCCTCAACATTAGGAGTCACCCATTTGTAGAAGTTGTTGAAAgaatttgtcttttttgttgttttttttaaagtgtcTCATGAAATGGTATCATTCGAAGGGACAGTACAGGGAGTTAAGGATAACTTGGCAATGAATAATAGAGAAGCCAAACTTGTGTTGAATACATCTCTTACCTTCATCAGTTCATCAAAAACCAAGCAATGCTCATTcactaaaatattaaagtaaCGACATTAAtgcattgttatttttttttaacctttccTTTCTTGCATAGTGCATCAAATTTATTGCTAGCTTAAACATCGGGGTTCTTgcttttaaaatatgttgtttcGTTCACGTGATTCACAATGCTTAAGCTAAAGATTAGAGTACCGCTATCAAGAGAAGTTCTAcagaaaagtaataaaaataaataacatgtcTTAGTTACAAGTTTATCTTTACATAAGCTATCAATGATTGTGTTGTAATGAACATTTCAGCTTAATCATttctctttcatctttctcAGCAATTATGTCACTCAACAATTATAAACATCCTAATACTTCAAAAAACTTGGACTTATTTGTCTTAAGTcatcatatttataaatatgataaagttCATTCATTTGGACTCCATTATATCTACCATCATCAGAGAATTCATTTGGACTCCATTATATCTGTCATCATCGGAGACTTCGCTGAATCATTCCAATTTATTGAGATATTATAGTAAAATCtgccagaaaaaaaaatgaaatgataaatgGATGAagattattaatattatcaagtCCAAAATGTCACAGCCTATGTGCCTTAGGACAATCAATCTCTCAATTTTAGTTTGGTCTCTCATCTAGAAAAACAACAATTTGTAGTgacaaaaatatccttaataAATGGAGTACATTGACACTACATTAGtcatttcaaaactcaaaataaatGGCTATTTGttgtcataataaataaataaaaacatcaaaatgaacttctaataaaaaatagagtgaTACTGAGCCCAATGGATAGCCAATCTTCTTATGTGTacgaataaaaagtaaataaaaattggcaagtcttaatcaaaattcaaaataatgtaCAACAAGAGAGCAACTCACCTAATTTAAATCTTCCAAACATTCTTCCAAGCTATCATTTCATGAAAAAGATCTTGAAAAATCTTTTGTGCATTCTCAAGTCTTCCACCTTTGCataatctttaattttcttgAATAATGCAATTGCTTTTGAATAATGCAATTGTTTAATCAAAATAAGATTTCTACACAAAACATTTAATAAAGAATATTGATTGAGTGACTTTTAACATATATCTCTTATTAAAGAGATTCATAaccttatttattattcttatgaTATTATAACTAAACAATACCCATccattaaaaaatatctaagaATGATAAGTAATAACATTAGGTTTTTCAACTATTTCAGTCAACAAACCCACTTGTTATTCTAATGGATTAAGGAATTGTAAGTGATGATATGGAAAGAAATTTTCTTACCAACcatttcagaaacaaacattaTTTTTGCATAAGCTATCGATAATTGTGTTGTACATTATCACAACAGTTTTATCGAACAACCATGCAATTTTCACCATTAAGACAGAGACCTTTGTCACATAAAAAAGGCAAATTTCATATGACCCAGGTGGCAGGAACAGCTGACCAAGATCTTGAAAATACCAAGACCTGGTTCAACAATTCCAACAATCCCCTTAACATGCATGTGCTTGAAAAGGGTAATAGCATTAAGGTCACGCTTCATCTTCACACGGGACCCAAAAATCGTGTTAAATTCGAAGATGGGTGGGGCTGGACGCAAATGGAAAACACTGTGAATGAAAATGGAGATTGAGAATTAGAAACGAAgcaagaaaagggaaaaaaagtttGGACAGAAACATGGTACCTTAAACGTGACACAAGCACTGACGTTGGTGCGACGAAGAGTGTTTTCCTCATCTTCTTGTGAATATGTTTGTGCGGCGCCTTAGGGTACTTTGGTTTGCTGGATGATTCACTCATCAGgtcatatatataggcccagaCACAAAGTAGggaatttttgtttatttcaatattttttatctttctgttTTTCAAGTTcatgaatattattattaattttatacttttaactaattaaaaattatcttaaaaaacaattagaaaCTATCTTGAGCATAAAATTGAAAGATTTTATTCTGTACTTTGTATTggctaaatatttttatataattttaatttataataaataaataattttagtatatagattaattattataattataataaataatttaaattaacatataaggttattttaattattaataaattttttaaaaaattattgaaatgaaatttaaagataaatataaaaaattatattggagATGGtagatacttaaaaaaattaaatataaaaaataaaaataaagataaaaaaaaggtagTTGTGAGGCGTGTTAAATGCATATctaaaaaagatataataaaaaatattataaatgttaagaaaataaagatagtGACTATCATTGTCTAAgtcatgaattttaattttataattaatatttaattttattattatacaataaaattttacacaGATAAATATTatgtgacaatatttttttaaaatttaataaaaactagtaaaaaaaataggcactctctcaaaatattattatttttacctatATA
The Glycine max cultivar Williams 82 chromosome 16, Glycine_max_v4.0, whole genome shotgun sequence genome window above contains:
- the LOC121173775 gene encoding uncharacterized protein encodes the protein MSESSSKPKYPKAPHKHIHKKMRKTLFVAPTSVLVSRLSVFHLRPAPPIFEFNTIFGSRVKMKRDLNAITLFKHMHVKGIVGIVEPGLGIFKILVSCSCHLGHMKFAFFM